CCGCGCAACCGGCTGCCTTTGCGGCTGTGGCCTAACCGCTGCTCAGCCGGTATTTTTTCTTTGGTTTCGCTGTAGTTCCTCAGCCCATGAACCTCCTTGCTACGGTGCCGCCCCCCAGCCGCTCCTACTGGCGCCTGCAGCTGATTGGCTGGGCCTTGTACGGCGTGTTTGGGGTGGTGGGCTACACCATGTTCACCCAAAAGTTTGCGGGCTACATCGTGGTCATTCAGGTGGTGGTGGCGGCCACCATGGTGGGCCTGTCGCACGGGTTGCGCTACATCATCAGGCGCTACCAATGGGTGCAACTGCCGCTGCTGGGCGTGCTGTGGCGCTTGCTGCTGATCAACGCCCTGCTCTCGGTGCTGAGCCAGGTGATTATCTGGACGATAACGCTGCTGGTAGTGCTTCCGCTGATGATGCCCGGTGGCAAACCCCAGAGCTGGGGCGAGTTTGTCGGCTACGCGCTCAACGTCAACTTTGTGCTGTGGTTGTGGTCGGTGGTGTACTTCGGGCTGCACTACCTGCGCAGCTACCGCCAGGCCGAGGTAGATAAGTGGAAGCTGGCTGCCGCCGTGCGCGAGGCCGAAATGCAGACGCTAAAGGCCCAGATCAACCCGCACTTTCTTTTCAACGGCCTCAACAACATTCGCTCCCTCATCGGCGAAGACCCCGAGCAGGCCCGCCACATGCTTTCGCACCTGTCGGAGCTGCTGCGCTACGCCATTCAGCTGAACCGCACCGAGCAAGTGCCCCTGGGTAAGGAGCTGGCCGTGGTGCAGGATTACCTGCAGCTCGAGTCGTTGCAGCTCGAGGAGCGCCTGCGCTACACCATTGATGTGCCCGCCGATTGCCTGGGTGTGCAGGTGCCGCCCATGCTGGTGCAGGTGCTCGTCGAAAATGCCATTAAGCACGGGTTGGCGCAGCTGCCGGCAGGCGGCGAGCTGCGGGTGCAAGCCCGCTGCGCCGCGGGCGAATTGCTGCTGAGCGTAGAAAACACCGGCCAGCTGAGCAGCGGCCCCGCCAAAGCCGATGGCACCGGCACCGGCCTGCGCAACGCCCGCGAGCGGCTGCGCCTGCTGTTCGGACCTAGGGCCGAGCTCCGCCTCGAGCAAGCCACCCCCGATACCGTAGCGGCGCGCCTGCGCCTGCCCGTTGTTATCAATGAACAATTAGCAATGAACAATGAGCAATTGCCGACCAGCCCTGGGCCAGTGCCCCTAAGTCACGCGCCGGCCCTAGGTGCCGCCACCCCGCTCGGCGCCCCGGCACCCCGCCCCTAACCGCCTGTTCTCCTGCTCATTGTTCATTACTCATTGATCATTATTCATTACCATGAATATCCTGCTTGTCGACGACTCCCGCCTGGCCCGCCAGGAGCTCCGCCGCCTGCTCCAGCGCCACCCCGATGTAGCAGTGGTGGGCGAAGCCGCCAACGCCGACGAGGCCACCGCGCGCCTTGCCGAGCTGCGCCCCGATGTGCTGCTGCTCGACATTCATATGCCCGGCCGCTCGGGCTTCGAGCTGCTGGCCGACCTCGAGGGCGCTGCCCCGCACGTCATTTTCACCACGGCTTTCGACCAGTACGCCGTGCAGGCCTTCGAGGTAAACGCCCTCGATTACCTGCTGAAGCCCGTTGACGAGCAGCGCCTAGGTGCCGCCCTGGCCAAAGCACGTACGGCCCTGAGTACCGACCCGGCCGACGAGCCCGTGGCCGCTGCGCCCGCGCGCGAGCTGCTGCGCGAAACCGACCAGGTGTTTGTGAAAGACGGCGAGCGGTGCTGGTTTGTGCGCCTGGCCGATGTGCGCCTGTTTGAGGTGGCCGACAACTACACGCGCCTGCATTTTCATGACGAACACCCGCTGATTTCGCGCACGCTGCAGCAGCTCGAAAGCCGCCTCGACCCCAACGTGTTCTTCCGCGCCAACCGCCAGCAAATCATCAACCTCAAGCACATCGAGCGCATCGAGCCCTGGTTTAGCAGCACGCTCAAGATTCAGCTGCGCGGCGGCTCGGAGGTGGAGGTGTCGCGGCAGCAATCCATGCGCTTCCGCGAGGCCCTGAGCTTGTAGAAGTACTATGCCGCTACGAATCACGCCATTAATTCGCAGTTAAAAAACTCCGATTTAATCTCAAATTAATAACAATAAGCACTTTACTGAGTATACTGATATTGCCTGCACACACCTCCCAAATACGCTGATTAATAGACGGCTATGCTTGTTCTTACTGTTTTGGCCGATTTCTCTGGGGTAGCGGCCAACGCCCTGGAGTACGCCACTTTTTTAGCCCGTCAGCTTACTACCCGCCAAATGAGCGTGCGGCTGCGCGTGCTTTCGGTTGCCGCCGACCTAGGCACCGCCGATGGCCTGCTTGCCCACCCCACGCTGCCCCCGCTTCCGGCGCTCGAGCAACGCCTGGCCACCCTGGAGCGCCTGCGCGAAACCTCGGTAACCTACACGCACGAGCTGCTGCAGCGTCCCGTGGCCGAGTGCCTGCCCGAGATGTTGTCGGCCTCGTTGCCGAGCGTGCTGATCTGCGGCCGCGCCAACCTGCCCGCCAACGCCGCCGAGCACCCGGTGCTGCAACTAATCAGGCTGGTAACGCAGCCGCTGCTGCTGGTGCCCGAGCACTACCACGAGCACGTAATTCCGCAGCGCATCGTGTTCGATACCGACCGCCGGCCGGCGCATTTGCCCAAGTCGGTGTCCATCGTGCCCGAGTTTCTGCTGCAGTTTCAAACCAACCGCGTGCTGTACCTGGGGCAGGGCCGCGCCGGCGCCCGGCGCCTGCTTACGCGCGTAATTCCGGAGGCCGTAGCCATTCATATCTACACCACCGCCCAGGCGCCCGAGCCCGACGATATTCTGGCCAACGTGCACGCCACGCAGCTGCTCGATGGCCTCTCGCACACCATCCAGACCAACCAGCATTCCAGCATCGAGCAGGGCATTATCGAAACGGCGCTATCAAACGCCGCCGATCTGCTGATGTTTGTGGCCCGGCAGCAATCGTTGCCCGGCAGCCGGTTCTACAACAGCCCCACGGCCGGCCTTATGCTGCGCACGCCCATTCCGGCGCTGGTAATTCCGGAAGCGGCCCCGGTGCTCTGGCCCGGTTAGCCGGTTTTGCACCTAGGCTTTTGCAACGCCCGGCGGCACCCGCCCGGGCGTTTTGTTTGTGGGTACCTAGGGCGGCGCGCACGTATCCTTTTGGGCGTAAAGCGAGTACACAGGTATCATTATCCGGCTGCGGCTGGACGCCACCTATAACCCGCGCCCCCATGAAAATCTCGACCCCATTGCTCGCGCTCGGCATGCTTGTGCTTGGCGGCGCTTGCACCCAGGATAAAGTACTGCAACAGCCCAAAAGCTACGGCAACGTAAACGCAAAGCCACAGCGCCGCGCCAACGACAAATCGTCGTTCCGCCGGGAGCCGCGCACGGTTGGCTTCGGCGTTGATATGAACGCCAGGAACCCTTACAAATTCCGCACGGTAAAGTCGCCCAAGGCGTACCGCTACACCAAGCCCGTAACGGCTAAGCCCCAACGCGGCGCCTCGCAGTAGCCGCTTCAGAGCCACCGACCAACAAAAACGCCCCGGCGCCAAACGGCACCGGGGCGTTTTTTGTCAATTAATAATTATTAATTACTAATTATTAATTCTTTAGGCCGCCGGTTCGCGGAAGCCGACCCAGGTAAAGCGCTTGAGCACAAACTCGGGGTTGGTGAAGGAAGCGTTGCCGGCGGGGTTGCCGCCGGTTACGTGGAAGTCGGAGAAAGCCGCGTTCTGGTTCACGTAGATACCGCCCGTCAGGTTGAAGCTGACGGCCGTGCCGGCCAGGCTCATCTGATCCATAATCTCCTCTTTCAGCTCGGCATCGGTGGTGTAAGCCGCGCAGCTGATGGCGCCGTGCTCCCGGGCCAGCTCGGCGGCCAGCTTCACGCTCTCGTGCGAGTCGCGGGTTTTGATGGCCAGCATGATGGGCCCGAACAGCTCCTGGCTGAAGTGCTCCTTCTGGGTGGCATCAACCTCGTAGAGCGCAGGCGAGCAGGTGCGGGCATTCTGGAACATGGGGTTCTCCACTTTGCCGTGCGCCAGCACGTTGCGGTGGCCGCTCTGCGTCATCTGCTCCACGCGCTGGTGCGTGGCCGGGTTCTGGATGGCACCCAGCACGTGCGGAGCCGCCTTGGGGTTGGTAGCCAGGCCCTGCACAGCGCCGGCCAGCTTCTGCACCACTTCATCGAAGGGCACCAGCGTGCCGGCCACCTTCACGCCCTCGGCCGGGATGAAGAAGTTTTGCGGGGCGGTGCACATCTGACCCGAGTACAGGCTAACCGAGAAGGCCAGGTTCTGGGCCACCTTGTCGAGGTCGTCGCACGAGTCGAGGATAACCGAGTTCACACCGGTTTTCTCGGTGAAGACGGTTTTGCCCTTGCTCTGCAGGCTCTCGATGTAGTTGCCGAACTCGGTGCCGCCGGTGTAGTCGATCAGCTTTACGGCGGGGTGCTCGGCCAGCTCCTTGGTGATGAGGCGGTCGTCGGCATCAACGGCCAGCTGGCAGATGGTGGCGGGCAGGCCGTGGGCCACCAGCACTTTCTGCACCTCGGCCACCACAATGGCAATGGGCAGCACGGCCTTGGGGTGCGGCTTAATGATAACGGGGTTGCCGGTTACCAGCGAGGCGTACATGCCGGGCACGGTGTTCCAGGTCGGGAACGTGGAGCAGCCGATAACCAGCGCCACGCCCTTGGGCACCGGGCGCCACGATTTGTTCAGGCTGATGGTGTACTTGCCCATGGGCTTGTCCCAGCGGGTTTCTTCGGGGAAGCGCGTTTGCTCCTCGTAGCCGGCGGCCACGGCCTCCAGGGCGCGGTCGGCGGCGTGGGGCCCACTGGCTTGGAACGACATCATAAACGCCTGCCCCGTGGTGTGCATGGTGGCGTAGCCGATTTCGAAGAAGCGCTGCTTCATGCCTTCCAGGCTCTCGATGAGCAGAGCGGCACGGTCGGCGGGCTTCAGCTTACGCCACGCATCAAACGCCTGCTGGGCGTTGCGCACCAGCGTTTCGGGGGCGTAGTAAGGGTATTTGATACCTAGGGCTGCCTGCTCGTAGGGCGACTCCTCCTGGCCGGCCCAGGCCTCGGGCTGGCCTTGCTGCAGCTCCTGGAACTGCTGGCCCCGGCGACCTAGGAAAGCCTCACGGCCTTGGGCATCGGCATCGGCACCGTACACATCGGGCGAGGGGTTTTCGGGGTAATGGGCGAAGAACGTGCGGCCGTGCAGGGCTTGCACAGCTTGCTCCAGGGTAGCCTGGTGCTTTTGGGTTGTAGCGGTCATAATCGGGAATTGAGGGAATGCAAAGCAACGTCGAGCGAAAAAGCTCGGCCATGTGTCGCGGCGGGGCTAAATTTACGTAGTTAAGGCACACCTGCCCCATCACATCATTTGCATCGATGAAACAGCTTTTACGCCTGCTGTTTTTTACCCATAGCTGGCTGCTGCTTTCGGGGGTAGTTGCTGCGCAACCGGGCCCAACTGCCGCCACCGAGGCCGCGCCTACCTTGCCGGGCACGGCGGTGTTTAAGCTGCGCGAGGGTGTTGCCCTTACTTACGTGGAGCGCGCCCTAGGTCAACTGGGGGCCAAGGGCGTGCAGCAGAAGTTCCCAAGGGCGGTGCCGCCTTCGGCCGATTTGCCGGGCAGCGTGGAGCTGCGCACCATTTACCAGTTCAGCTACCCCGCCGAGCTGCCGTTTGGCAAGGTGCGGCAAACCCTGCTGAGCACCGGCGCCCTGGAGTACGTGGAGCCGCTTTACCAACGCGCGCCCTTGTACCAGCCCAACGACCCGCTGGCCGACTCAACCAAAGCCGATGGGCAGTACCACCTGAAGCTGATTAAAGCCTACTCGGGCTGGAATTTGAGCAAGGGCGACACTTCGGTGGTAATTGGCATTACCGACAGCGGCGTGCTGTTCAACCACCAGGATTTGCGCGGGCAAGCCAAGCTGAACTACGCCGACCCCATCAACGGCATCGACGACGACCGCGACGGGTACATCGACAACTTTCGGGGCTGGGACACCGGCGACAACGACAACGACCCCACGGCCTCAATCCCGCGCAGTGGCTTGTTTAGCCACGGCACGCTGGTAACCGGCGCCGCCGCCGCCGCCGCCGACAACGGCAAGGGCGTAGCGGGCGTGGGTTTTAAGTGCCGTTTCATGCACATCAAAATATACCCGCAAACGCCCGAGGGCGCGTTTGGGGGCTACGAAGGCATTGTGTACGCCGCCGACCACGGCTGCAAAATCATCAACATCTCGTGGGGCGGCGTGGGCGGCAAGTCGCAGTTCGAGCAGGATGTGTGCACCTATGCGGCCGTAAACCGCGACGCCGTGCTGGTGGCCGCCGCCGGCAACACCAACGCCGAGCTCGACTTTTACCCGGCGTCGTACGACCACGTGCTGTCCGTGGCGGGCCTGTCGGATTTCGACGAGCAAACCATTACCTACAGCTACCACGTGGGCCTGAGCGCGCCCGGCCGGCGCATACTTACCACCCTCTACGACGCCGAAGACGCCTACACGCCGGTGGGCGGCTCGTCGTTTGCGGCGCCGCTGGTAGCCGGGGCGGCGGGGTTGGTGCGCAGCCTGTATCCGCAGCTTTCGGCGGCGCAGGTAGTGGCCGTGCTGCGCCGCTCCGCCGACGATATTTACGGCATACCCCGCAACGCCCCGCTGGCGGGCCGCCTGGGCTCGGGCCGCCTGAACGCACACCGCGCGCTGGCCCTGGGGGCCAACCAAACGGCTGTGCGGGTGCTCGGCCACCGCCTCAGCAAGCCGCGCTTGCTGGCCGGCGACACGGCCCGCCTGGCGCTTACCATCCAAAACCTGCTGCAGCCGGTGCCGGGCCTCACGCTCAGCATCAGCTCGCTTACGCCGCAGCTTAGCCTGGGCAGCGGCAGCACCGCGGCCCTAGGTACCTTGGGTACCAATGCCACGGCCACCGTGCCGGTGCAGCTGAGCATTGCCCCCAACACGCCAGCCAGCACCCGCGCCGTGCTGCGCTGCCGCTTTACCGCGCCCAACGGCTTTGCGGCCGATGAGTACGTGACCTTGGAGCTGAACCCCGATTACGTGGTGCTCGCGGCCAACAACCTGCACCTTACCCTTACCAGCCGCAGCAACCTGGGCTACGATAGCGGCAACACCGAAATCGGCGCCGGTATTACCTACCGCAACTCGCCGGTGCTGCTGAGCGAAGGCGGCTTGCTGGTGGCCACCGGCCCCGCCAAAGTAGCCGACCGCCTGCGCGGCGTGCCCGCCAACCGCCCCGATCAGGACTTTTTCCGGCAACAGGCCATAGCCATGCAAACGGCCACGGCCGCTATGCAGCGCGCCACCGGGGCGTTTCAGGATTCGTTGCCGAGCCAGAGCAACGGCCGCACCCTAGGGGTGCGCGTGCGCCAGCGGGCCATGGCCTGGGCCGGCCCCGCCCCCGCCGACCGCGACTATGCCATTGTGGAATACACCTTGCGCAACCTCTCGCCCGATACCTGGCAAACCCTGCACGCCGGCTTGTTTATGGACTGGGACCTGCCCGCCGAAGCCGGCCGCAACCTGGCCGCGTACGACTCGGCCCGCGCCCTGGGCTACGTGCACGATGCGCTGAACCCTAGGTTGTTTGCGGGCGTGCGGCTGCTGGGGCCCGCGGCCCCTGCCACGGCCTCGTACTACGCCCTCGACAACGCGGCGCCCACCACGGCCGCGGTAAGCCTGCGCGACGGGTTTTCGTCGGCCGAGAAATTCCTGACACTTAGCTCGGGCCGCCGGCAACGCACCGCTGGTACGCCCACCGGCTCCGATGTATCGCACGTAGTGGGCGCGGCCCTAGGTCGGCTGGCCCCCAACGACTCGGTAACGGTGGCTTTTGCCGTGCTGGCGGCTCCTACCCTGGCCGAGCTGCAAGCCGCCGCCGATGCCGCCCAGCTGCGCTACGCCCAGGTGCTGCCCACGCGCCCCACAGTGGCACAGCAGGCCAGTTGGGCCGTATTCCCCAACCCCAGCCACGGGCGCCTGCAGGTGCAATTGCCCCCCAACGCCGCCGCTGGCTCGGTGCTGGTGCTGCGCAACAACCTAGGGCAGCAGGTGCGCACGTGGCTGGTAACGCAAGCCACCACCGAGCTGCAACTGCTTGCTTTGCCCGCGGGCGTGTACCTGCTGCAGTGGCAATTGGCCGGCGGCCAGGTGCTTACGCGGCGGGTGGTGCTGCAGCCGTAGCAACGGCCAGGCTTGGCACCTCGGCTTTTTGCCGTAATTACCCCTGCTTGATACTGCGCTGCGACGGCTCTACTTGGCAGCTTCGTCGCAGCGCAGCTGTTTCTTACCACGGCATTTATACTCCCGAAGATCAAGCACGAAATCGGAGCAACGTGCACAAGGTGGCCGGAATTAGGTTAGATTATGCCGTTGGCGCAACAATTGGCATTGCTTGCACCAACGGTAGGCGGCACCGTAAGCGTGCCGCATGATTAGGTCGCTCACACCAGTTGCCCCATTCGCCGGCCTGGCTAACCGGTTGGCCCAACTTCATTGCGCACGCTCATGAAGGCGAGAGAGTTTCTGGACGACGCCGGCAGGCTAACGCTCTTTACCGCACGTTTTTTCCGCGAGGGTTTTCAACCGCGCTACGAGGTAAGCGAGTGGCTCTACCAGTGCTACGTAATCGGCTATCAATCCTTGCCGCTGGTGGGCGTAACCGGCTTTATCATGGGCATGGTGCTCACGCTGCAAAGCCGCCCAACCATGGTGCAGTTTGGGGCCGAGTCGTGGATTCCGGCAATGGTGGGGCTGACGATTATCCGCGAAATGGGCCCGATTATCACCGCCTTGATTTTTGCCGGCAAGGTGGGCTCCAGCATCGGGGCCGAGCTGGGCTCCATGCGCGTAACCGAGCAGATCGACGCCATGGAGGTATCGGGCACCAACCCGTTTAAGTACCTCGTTGTTACGCGCGTGTTGGCCGCCACCCTTATGCTGCCGGTGCTCACCATCCTGGCCGATGGCATTGCCTTGTTCGCGTCTTACCTAGGGCTCAACCTACAGGGCGTTACCACTTTGGCGCTGTACATCAACAACATTCTGGAGAGCCTGACCTTTGGCGACGTGCTGCCGGCGTTCGGCAAAACGTTCTTTTTCGGGTTTGCCGTAGGCATGATCGGTTGCTACAAAGGCTACAATTCAACTAAGGGCACGGAGGGCGTAGGGCAGGCCGCCAACTCAGCGGTGGTAGTGGCCTCGCTGGTCATCTTTGTGCTCGATTTGCTGGCCGTGCAAATCACCGGCCTGCTTGGCCTTAACTAAAGCCTCCCATGCACTCCGGATCGACACTAGCACCTAGGGCATTTCCGACAGCTGCGGAAACCGCGGTCGGTTCCGATACGGTCGTTGCCGTGGAGCACGTGTATAAATCGTTCGGCGACAACCACGTGCTGCAGGATTTCTCGCTGCTCCTGCGCCGCGGCGAAAACGTGGTGGTGCTTGGCAAGTCGGGCTCGGGCAAATCGGTGCTGATCAAGTGCATCATCGGGCTGCTCGTGCCCGATGCAGGCCAGATTACCGTGCTCGGCCAAGACGTTACCCGCCTCGACCACCAGGCCATGGATCAGTTGCGGGCACGGGTGGGCTTTTTGTTCCAGAGCAACGCGCTTTACGACTCCATGACTGTGCGCGAAAACCTGCTGTTTCCGCTGCGGCGCCACTGGCTGCGCCACCGCCGCGGCGAGGAAGAAGAGCTGATTCGGCAGGCGCTGGCCGACGTAGGCCTGGAGCAAACGGGCGCCATGATGCCGGCGGAGCTTTCGGGCGGCATGCGCAAGCGCATTGCCCTGGCCCGCACACTCATTCTGCGGCCGGAGATTATCCTGTACGACGAACCCACCACGGGGCTCGACCCGGTGACTTCGCGCGAAATCAGCCAGCTGATTCGCCAGGTACAGCAAAAGTATGGCACCTCGGCCCTTATCATCTCGCACGACCTGAGCTGCGTGCGGCTTACGGCCGACCGCGTGGCGCTGCTGCGCGACGGCCGCTGCTACGCCGAGGGCACCTACGCCCAACTGCAGCAGCGCCCGGAGCCGGCCATCCACGAGTTCTTTATTTAAAGCTTCGTTTGTATGTCGCAGCGTACTCCTGGAAACCACGTTCGCCTTGGGCTGTTTGTGCTCGTTGGTTTGGGCGGCCTGCTCGTGACGCTGTTTTTGCTCGGCCGTCAGCAAAACCTGTTCAGCCGCAGCTTGCTGGTGCAAGCCGATTTCCGCAACGTATCGGGGCTGCTGACGGGCAACAACGTGCGCTTGGGCGGCATTCCGGTGGGTACGGTGCGCCGTATTCAGATCATCAACGATACCACCATTCGCGTAACCATGCGCCTGAACCGCGACGTGCAGCCCTACGTGCGCCGCAATACTGTGGCCAGCATTGGCACCGATGGGTTGGTGGGCAATACCATCATCAACCTGCTCGCGCAGCCCGGCCCGGCCCCGGCCGTTGCGCCCGGCGACCGGCTGCCCACCCGCGTGCCCCTAGGTATCGACGACCTGCTGGTTACCCTGCAGGGCTCGGGCCAGAAC
The sequence above is drawn from the Hymenobacter sp. YIM 151858-1 genome and encodes:
- a CDS encoding sensor histidine kinase; this encodes MNLLATVPPPSRSYWRLQLIGWALYGVFGVVGYTMFTQKFAGYIVVIQVVVAATMVGLSHGLRYIIRRYQWVQLPLLGVLWRLLLINALLSVLSQVIIWTITLLVVLPLMMPGGKPQSWGEFVGYALNVNFVLWLWSVVYFGLHYLRSYRQAEVDKWKLAAAVREAEMQTLKAQINPHFLFNGLNNIRSLIGEDPEQARHMLSHLSELLRYAIQLNRTEQVPLGKELAVVQDYLQLESLQLEERLRYTIDVPADCLGVQVPPMLVQVLVENAIKHGLAQLPAGGELRVQARCAAGELLLSVENTGQLSSGPAKADGTGTGLRNARERLRLLFGPRAELRLEQATPDTVAARLRLPVVINEQLAMNNEQLPTSPGPVPLSHAPALGAATPLGAPAPRP
- a CDS encoding LytR/AlgR family response regulator transcription factor, producing the protein MNILLVDDSRLARQELRRLLQRHPDVAVVGEAANADEATARLAELRPDVLLLDIHMPGRSGFELLADLEGAAPHVIFTTAFDQYAVQAFEVNALDYLLKPVDEQRLGAALAKARTALSTDPADEPVAAAPARELLRETDQVFVKDGERCWFVRLADVRLFEVADNYTRLHFHDEHPLISRTLQQLESRLDPNVFFRANRQQIINLKHIERIEPWFSSTLKIQLRGGSEVEVSRQQSMRFREALSL
- a CDS encoding ABC transporter ATP-binding protein yields the protein MHSGSTLAPRAFPTAAETAVGSDTVVAVEHVYKSFGDNHVLQDFSLLLRRGENVVVLGKSGSGKSVLIKCIIGLLVPDAGQITVLGQDVTRLDHQAMDQLRARVGFLFQSNALYDSMTVRENLLFPLRRHWLRHRRGEEEELIRQALADVGLEQTGAMMPAELSGGMRKRIALARTLILRPEIILYDEPTTGLDPVTSREISQLIRQVQQKYGTSALIISHDLSCVRLTADRVALLRDGRCYAEGTYAQLQQRPEPAIHEFFI
- a CDS encoding MlaE family ABC transporter permease, which translates into the protein MKAREFLDDAGRLTLFTARFFREGFQPRYEVSEWLYQCYVIGYQSLPLVGVTGFIMGMVLTLQSRPTMVQFGAESWIPAMVGLTIIREMGPIITALIFAGKVGSSIGAELGSMRVTEQIDAMEVSGTNPFKYLVVTRVLAATLMLPVLTILADGIALFASYLGLNLQGVTTLALYINNILESLTFGDVLPAFGKTFFFGFAVGMIGCYKGYNSTKGTEGVGQAANSAVVVASLVIFVLDLLAVQITGLLGLN
- the paaN gene encoding phenylacetic acid degradation protein PaaN, which gives rise to MTATTQKHQATLEQAVQALHGRTFFAHYPENPSPDVYGADADAQGREAFLGRRGQQFQELQQGQPEAWAGQEESPYEQAALGIKYPYYAPETLVRNAQQAFDAWRKLKPADRAALLIESLEGMKQRFFEIGYATMHTTGQAFMMSFQASGPHAADRALEAVAAGYEEQTRFPEETRWDKPMGKYTISLNKSWRPVPKGVALVIGCSTFPTWNTVPGMYASLVTGNPVIIKPHPKAVLPIAIVVAEVQKVLVAHGLPATICQLAVDADDRLITKELAEHPAVKLIDYTGGTEFGNYIESLQSKGKTVFTEKTGVNSVILDSCDDLDKVAQNLAFSVSLYSGQMCTAPQNFFIPAEGVKVAGTLVPFDEVVQKLAGAVQGLATNPKAAPHVLGAIQNPATHQRVEQMTQSGHRNVLAHGKVENPMFQNARTCSPALYEVDATQKEHFSQELFGPIMLAIKTRDSHESVKLAAELAREHGAISCAAYTTDAELKEEIMDQMSLAGTAVSFNLTGGIYVNQNAAFSDFHVTGGNPAGNASFTNPEFVLKRFTWVGFREPAA
- a CDS encoding S8 family peptidase; amino-acid sequence: MKQLLRLLFFTHSWLLLSGVVAAQPGPTAATEAAPTLPGTAVFKLREGVALTYVERALGQLGAKGVQQKFPRAVPPSADLPGSVELRTIYQFSYPAELPFGKVRQTLLSTGALEYVEPLYQRAPLYQPNDPLADSTKADGQYHLKLIKAYSGWNLSKGDTSVVIGITDSGVLFNHQDLRGQAKLNYADPINGIDDDRDGYIDNFRGWDTGDNDNDPTASIPRSGLFSHGTLVTGAAAAAADNGKGVAGVGFKCRFMHIKIYPQTPEGAFGGYEGIVYAADHGCKIINISWGGVGGKSQFEQDVCTYAAVNRDAVLVAAAGNTNAELDFYPASYDHVLSVAGLSDFDEQTITYSYHVGLSAPGRRILTTLYDAEDAYTPVGGSSFAAPLVAGAAGLVRSLYPQLSAAQVVAVLRRSADDIYGIPRNAPLAGRLGSGRLNAHRALALGANQTAVRVLGHRLSKPRLLAGDTARLALTIQNLLQPVPGLTLSISSLTPQLSLGSGSTAALGTLGTNATATVPVQLSIAPNTPASTRAVLRCRFTAPNGFAADEYVTLELNPDYVVLAANNLHLTLTSRSNLGYDSGNTEIGAGITYRNSPVLLSEGGLLVATGPAKVADRLRGVPANRPDQDFFRQQAIAMQTATAAMQRATGAFQDSLPSQSNGRTLGVRVRQRAMAWAGPAPADRDYAIVEYTLRNLSPDTWQTLHAGLFMDWDLPAEAGRNLAAYDSARALGYVHDALNPRLFAGVRLLGPAAPATASYYALDNAAPTTAAVSLRDGFSSAEKFLTLSSGRRQRTAGTPTGSDVSHVVGAALGRLAPNDSVTVAFAVLAAPTLAELQAAADAAQLRYAQVLPTRPTVAQQASWAVFPNPSHGRLQVQLPPNAAAGSVLVLRNNLGQQVRTWLVTQATTELQLLALPAGVYLLQWQLAGGQVLTRRVVLQP